A part of Trichocoleus sp. FACHB-46 genomic DNA contains:
- a CDS encoding tetratricopeptide repeat protein, producing MPTRVFLCNRETWYHGVEDEIKEAKELLSRGKVHRGVWTCGSVKSIEVNDAAYFKRVGSEPLGFFAYGRIVAAEKEYQLRLLEKNYSNVSEAYQACYDEEGNVILAVAHEWYSVVDYNQPLEIKRLKQDPQFSKANFHFQGSGGSFREECITLLNECWEKHALNLSRQGFGVHLAEALYRAGQDSINQKLYVEAIDKFSQAIHVNPNLTKAYIGRGNAYQKLGKQHEALQNYTEATQIEPADNSVAYYQRGIIHAELGNKQKAIEDFTVAQKLFLDKSDLVNSKNAGEKIKILASSKTLEVSELSRIRKHIIDAPGVAKNLQEAKRKILVSIIRRQGQSLFRQNLIDVYDSRCAITNCDVEEALEAAHIIPYSDNGSNQIVNGLLLRGDLHTLFDLNLIAIEPETHTVLLHPSLRQSSYSDLHQKKLRLPSATTYKPSQEALHQRWNQCEWARNHE from the coding sequence ATGCCAACGAGAGTATTTTTGTGTAATAGAGAAACCTGGTATCACGGTGTTGAGGATGAAATAAAAGAAGCAAAAGAATTATTGTCCAGAGGTAAAGTTCATCGAGGTGTATGGACTTGTGGCAGTGTTAAGTCCATAGAAGTCAATGATGCCGCTTACTTCAAAAGAGTAGGCAGTGAACCTCTAGGCTTCTTTGCATACGGACGCATTGTTGCTGCTGAAAAAGAGTATCAACTCAGGCTTTTAGAAAAAAACTACAGCAATGTCAGTGAAGCATATCAAGCATGCTATGACGAGGAAGGAAATGTAATTTTAGCTGTTGCTCATGAATGGTACTCAGTTGTTGATTACAACCAACCTCTAGAAATCAAACGGCTCAAGCAAGATCCACAGTTTTCAAAAGCCAACTTCCATTTCCAGGGGTCTGGAGGAAGTTTTAGAGAAGAATGCATCACCTTATTAAATGAGTGTTGGGAAAAACATGCTTTAAATCTGTCAAGGCAAGGATTTGGGGTGCATTTAGCAGAAGCCCTCTACAGAGCAGGACAAGATAGTATCAACCAAAAACTATATGTAGAAGCTATTGACAAATTCTCGCAAGCAATTCACGTCAACCCTAACCTAACCAAAGCATATATCGGTCGAGGCAATGCATATCAAAAGCTAGGAAAACAGCATGAAGCATTGCAAAACTACACTGAAGCAACTCAAATAGAGCCTGCTGATAATTCAGTTGCTTATTACCAACGAGGAATTATTCATGCTGAGTTAGGCAACAAACAAAAAGCTATAGAAGATTTTACCGTAGCTCAAAAACTATTTCTGGACAAATCAGATTTAGTTAACTCTAAAAACGCAGGGGAGAAAATTAAGATATTAGCTTCTAGTAAAACGCTGGAAGTTAGTGAGCTTTCTCGTATAAGAAAGCATATTATCGATGCTCCTGGGGTAGCCAAGAATCTTCAAGAGGCTAAAAGAAAAATTCTTGTTTCTATTATTCGACGGCAAGGGCAGTCTCTATTTCGACAAAATTTGATTGATGTATATGACAGCCGATGTGCCATAACAAACTGTGATGTAGAAGAGGCTTTAGAAGCAGCTCACATTATTCCTTATAGCGATAATGGCAGCAATCAAATTGTGAATGGACTATTGCTAAGAGGTGATTTACACACGCTTTTTGACCTCAACTTAATTGCCATAGAGCCAGAAACTCATACAGTATTGCTTCACCCTAGCCTTCGCCAAAGCAGCTATAGCGATCTGCATCAGAAAAAGTTGCGCCTTCCTTCAGCTACAACTTACAAACCTAGCCAAGAAGCACTTCATCAACGCTGGAACCAGTGTGAGTGGGCTAGAAATCATGAGTAA